The Dethiosulfovibrio peptidovorans DSM 11002 genome has a window encoding:
- a CDS encoding peptidylprolyl isomerase, producing the protein MIFKDFLRGLLVIAVVLLISDFALAEPCLSKVGGQEVTEDDLIYLLSRRMDSSMDVAALAWMGMDSKQRKNFISHVEDVLFLSEASRLRGLGLNQDVARKIRWDGINTLAKAYVGRIGLTWDLSEEALRKYHSSNGERYRAPERVLAEVRHCGGSYDGSLDTGEPRWFSLKDVPDALKDVFFLDLKLGDVPPVLSSDGGLWIARVLEFQGSRVLPFDVVRDRVREDLKGFYLEKELRRLRGRILPVN; encoded by the coding sequence TTGATCTTTAAGGATTTTCTACGGGGCCTTTTGGTCATCGCGGTCGTCCTTTTGATTTCCGATTTCGCATTGGCAGAACCCTGTCTCTCGAAGGTCGGAGGTCAGGAGGTGACCGAGGACGACCTTATTTATCTTTTATCCAGACGGATGGACAGCAGCATGGATGTAGCGGCTTTGGCTTGGATGGGAATGGACTCCAAGCAGAGAAAAAACTTTATTTCCCACGTTGAGGACGTCCTGTTTCTCTCCGAGGCCTCCAGGTTAAGGGGACTGGGGTTGAATCAGGACGTGGCGAGGAAGATCCGTTGGGACGGCATCAATACATTGGCTAAAGCTTACGTCGGCAGAATCGGTTTGACCTGGGATCTCTCCGAAGAAGCTCTTCGAAAGTACCACTCATCCAACGGTGAAAGGTATAGAGCTCCAGAGAGGGTTTTAGCCGAGGTTCGTCACTGTGGCGGTTCATACGACGGTAGTCTCGATACAGGAGAGCCACGGTGGTTCAGCTTGAAGGATGTCCCCGATGCCCTTAAGGATGTTTTTTTTCTCGATCTCAAGCTAGGAGACGTGCCTCCTGTACTTTCTTCCGATGGCGGTCTCTGGATAGCGAGGGTGTTGGAATTTCAGGGCAGTCGAGTCCTGCCTTTTGACGTAGTAAGGGACAGGGTTAGAGAGGACCTCAAGGGATTCTACCTGGAAAAAGAGCTACGCAGACTGAGGGGTAGAATCCTTCCCGTAAACTGA
- a CDS encoding dihydrolipoyl dehydrogenase family protein, which produces MKNYDLIVIGMGPAGMAVSAMGVSMGFNVLSIERRKIGGECLNCGCIPSKALLKGAEAFHGLKRLSSYGIDIDADILKVSPMSVVRDKIDAINSKKTMKMFEKVSLISGEAVLDGPDAVRVNGHTYRGKRIFIATGTSPAIPPIPGLKDLPDILTNENLFQLEEIPKSMTIIGGGAIGSEMGQAFARLGTNVTIVHMDPHLVPTGDEAAGHLLEKVMVEEGVTVRNSASIDRVEKIDGRVFLYSGDDVFESEKLLVAAGRVPRISGLRLDEVGVNHDKKGISVDQRMRTSVKNIYAVGDCNGQYLLSHAAMHQGMLAFMDALSPFSLPWTRRDRYVVPWAVFTEPEIAQVGITEKEASKRGLNYDVCEKKYSSYGRTVADGHPEGFVKIIVGKSGKILGATVIGEGASELIQEWTVAIQDRRRMTHIMMTQHPFPSVGTINKMVAEEWMMSKMRSPILWKLARFILR; this is translated from the coding sequence ATGAAAAACTATGATTTGATAGTGATCGGGATGGGGCCAGCCGGTATGGCGGTATCCGCGATGGGGGTCTCGATGGGATTTAACGTCCTATCGATAGAGAGGCGTAAAATCGGCGGAGAGTGCCTTAACTGTGGGTGTATCCCCAGTAAGGCGTTGTTGAAAGGGGCCGAGGCATTTCATGGGCTTAAGAGGCTCTCCTCCTACGGGATCGATATCGACGCCGATATCCTCAAGGTCTCCCCTATGTCGGTGGTTCGGGATAAAATAGACGCTATAAACAGCAAAAAAACGATGAAGATGTTCGAGAAGGTCTCCCTGATATCCGGAGAGGCCGTTCTGGATGGACCTGATGCCGTAAGGGTGAACGGCCATACCTACAGGGGAAAGCGGATATTCATAGCTACGGGGACAAGCCCCGCCATCCCTCCTATACCTGGATTGAAGGATCTCCCCGACATTTTGACGAATGAGAATCTCTTCCAGCTTGAGGAGATACCCAAATCTATGACTATCATAGGCGGAGGTGCCATAGGCAGCGAGATGGGACAGGCATTTGCTAGATTGGGAACTAATGTGACCATCGTGCATATGGACCCCCATCTAGTGCCGACAGGGGACGAAGCTGCGGGGCACCTGCTTGAAAAGGTTATGGTGGAAGAGGGCGTTACCGTACGAAACTCCGCTTCGATAGACAGAGTGGAGAAGATAGACGGCAGGGTTTTCCTCTACTCTGGAGATGACGTTTTTGAGTCCGAAAAGCTCCTCGTGGCGGCCGGAAGGGTCCCTCGTATATCCGGTTTGAGACTGGACGAGGTTGGGGTAAACCACGATAAAAAAGGGATCTCCGTGGATCAACGTATGAGGACCAGCGTCAAAAATATATACGCCGTAGGAGATTGTAACGGGCAATATCTTCTATCCCACGCGGCTATGCACCAGGGTATGCTGGCTTTTATGGATGCCTTATCTCCGTTCAGTCTGCCTTGGACCCGCCGAGATCGGTATGTGGTTCCCTGGGCGGTATTTACGGAGCCGGAAATAGCTCAGGTAGGAATCACGGAGAAAGAGGCTTCAAAAAGAGGGCTAAATTACGATGTTTGCGAGAAGAAGTACAGTTCATATGGCAGGACAGTAGCGGATGGTCACCCGGAGGGGTTCGTAAAGATTATAGTCGGGAAGTCTGGTAAAATCCTTGGAGCGACCGTTATAGGTGAAGGGGCGAGTGAGCTTATTCAGGAATGGACCGTGGCCATTCAGGACAGGCGTAGGATGACCCATATCATGATGACCCAACATCCTTTCCCTTCTGTCGGAACCATCAACAAGATGGTAGCGGAGGAATGGATGATGTCGAAAATGAGATCTCCTATCCTTTGGAAACTTGCCCGTTTTATTTTGAGATGA
- a CDS encoding chemotaxis protein CheX: MVDPGREFRKLPIETLTALVQSFQRGFYRFNESMGIDVHFRRRETSLSYSIPYGVIIAMIGVVGDCRGGLSVILDQAGFSRYVGALTGGIIRPDVEDAIALSSIGEMLNMVAGRMALEMSKEGFSVDITPPQTFCGERIRQVESERTAHIILPYLLSEADGGDGVAHLVINSPNL; encoded by the coding sequence ATGGTTGATCCTGGGAGGGAGTTCAGAAAACTCCCGATAGAGACTTTGACGGCATTAGTGCAGTCTTTTCAAAGAGGATTCTATCGCTTTAACGAATCCATGGGCATAGACGTCCACTTTCGGAGGAGGGAAACCTCGCTTTCCTACTCGATCCCTTACGGCGTTATAATCGCCATGATAGGAGTGGTGGGAGACTGCAGAGGAGGACTTTCCGTAATACTGGATCAGGCCGGTTTTAGTCGTTACGTAGGGGCTTTGACTGGAGGCATTATCCGTCCTGACGTGGAGGACGCCATTGCCCTTAGTTCCATAGGGGAGATGTTGAATATGGTGGCAGGTAGGATGGCTCTCGAGATGAGCAAGGAGGGCTTCTCGGTAGATATAACTCCTCCTCAGACCTTTTGCGGCGAGAGGATCAGACAGGTGGAATCGGAAAGGACTGCTCATATAATATTGCCTTACCTTCTGAGTGAGGCAGACGGAGGGGATGGGGTGGCCCATCTGGTAATCAACAGCCCCAACCTATAG
- a CDS encoding MarR family winged helix-turn-helix transcriptional regulator, producing the protein MIEVKDEKIEDMTDLLVEFCEKFSGWEGAVAKLGRLSPAQMRTIGVIGRNRNLRMKDIAEKMELTTGTVTVMVDRLQEMGLVERCRNEMDRRSYRIVLSSKGEEYFQRHSQKQRELVKRLALKLNDDEQDNLIGFLGRFLEAL; encoded by the coding sequence ATGATAGAGGTTAAGGACGAAAAAATAGAGGATATGACCGATCTTTTGGTGGAATTTTGTGAAAAATTTAGCGGGTGGGAAGGGGCCGTTGCCAAGTTGGGAAGGCTTTCTCCCGCTCAGATGAGGACCATCGGTGTTATCGGTCGTAATAGAAACCTAAGAATGAAGGATATCGCTGAAAAGATGGAACTTACGACTGGTACGGTAACGGTCATGGTCGATAGATTGCAGGAAATGGGCTTGGTCGAAAGATGTAGGAACGAGATGGATCGTCGTTCCTACAGAATAGTTCTCTCCTCCAAGGGAGAGGAGTACTTTCAGCGGCATAGTCAGAAACAGCGTGAGCTGGTAAAAAGGCTGGCTTTAAAGCTTAACGACGACGAACAAGATAACCTGATAGGTTTTTTAGGTCGATTTTTAGAAGCTCTATGA
- a CDS encoding GntR family transcriptional regulator gives MRDNVFYTTTADYVYHELRSQILTKKLKAGQRLPEIAIAKRLDVSRTPVREALRKLANEGIVQLIPNGGARLTAPTKEEIESTYEVREYLERLSVKKAATRITPLQICKLEEQIEKEEKSFEDKDLEGYLEINKRFHSIIAEGSGNVVLAEYIENVLSRTYVYMVFYENFFDFHDNPSLDEHRAILSALSRHDEELSVQLMKDHLDLSCQGLLSKPRGEQR, from the coding sequence ATGAGAGATAACGTCTTTTACACTACGACCGCAGATTACGTCTACCATGAACTGAGAAGCCAGATATTGACTAAAAAATTGAAAGCCGGTCAGAGGCTTCCTGAGATAGCCATAGCCAAACGGCTGGACGTAAGCCGCACACCGGTAAGAGAGGCGTTGAGAAAACTAGCCAACGAAGGAATAGTGCAGTTGATTCCTAACGGGGGAGCCAGACTGACCGCCCCGACGAAAGAGGAGATAGAGAGCACCTACGAGGTAAGAGAATACCTCGAAAGACTGTCCGTAAAAAAAGCGGCAACTCGTATAACACCGCTTCAGATCTGCAAACTCGAGGAACAGATAGAAAAAGAGGAAAAAAGCTTCGAGGACAAGGATCTAGAGGGCTATTTGGAGATAAACAAGAGGTTCCACAGCATAATAGCGGAGGGATCGGGCAACGTGGTCCTTGCCGAGTACATAGAAAACGTGTTATCCAGAACCTACGTTTATATGGTTTTCTACGAGAATTTTTTTGATTTTCACGATAACCCTAGCCTCGACGAGCATCGGGCCATATTATCCGCCCTGTCCAGACACGACGAGGAGCTGTCCGTCCAACTGATGAAAGACCATCTGGACCTCTCGTGTCAAGGACTCCTCTCAAAGCCGAGGGGGGAACAGCGTTAG